TTTTTATGAGTGCAGTCCTCGAAATTATATTACAAACTCACCTTATTGGTTTTTAACAAAACCAGAACACGAACAACAACTGGCACAAATGAATGATGTGCTAAGAACGATAAATGTATATTTTGTATTTTCAGGATGGGACGTGGGATATACCAAACCAAACGAATCATTAGCCGATAGAGTTTTTATTAACCTTGCTTACGACTCAGATCCGGATGTTGATTTTGGTTTAGCGTTAGGGCATGAGGTAGGGCATTTTTTTTCGTTAATCCATACCCATGGCTATGGAGATGAGGAGGTTACAGATGAACTTGTAAATGGTACTAACTGTGAAACGGCGGGCGATAGAGTATGCGATACGCCTGCTGATATCGGTGAAGACAATCTTTTCAATATTAGTGCTTGTTTATACCCTGACCCAATCGGCAAATGTTTACTCGCGGACTATTATGATTGTGTGGCCCCAAGCCCCTGCGATATTTGTGATATTAATGGTGACTATTACACACCACTACAAGACAATATTATGTTTCAATGGCATTTTAAAGATTGCTGTAATCAATTTACAGATGGGCAATATCAACGGATAGTAGATGTGGGTATTCCTTATAGAGAAAAAGTAAAAGGGCAAAAAGATGTGTGGATACGAGACGGCTATACCGATGTAGGCAAAGAACCCAATTCTACGTCAGATATGGGCGATTGGAACGATGTTTGGGATAGCCCCGATATTTGGAATTGTTTATATGACCCCGAGTGCGGAGGGCACCAAAACCCTACAAAAAAACTCGATAATAGTGATAATTATTTACGAGTTCGGGTTTTAAACCATAGCTGTGCTAATGCAAATTTGACTACGGTGGATGTTTATTGGACAAGGGCAAGAACAGATGAATTATGGCCTCTGCATTGGGTGGCGTCTATTGACAACCAAATAAATGGGCATCCGGCAGGTGGTAAAATAGGTTCAGAGGATATTATAAATTTTCCTGCAAACTCAGAAAAAATACTAACCTTTAACTGGCAACCCCCCGACCTTACGTGGTATCCGCAATTAGATTTAGACGACGAAGAAGGACCAATGGTATGTTTTTTGGTGATAATAAAATCTGGAGAGTTTAATATAAACAAATTATTTCCGCAAGAAAACGACACCGAAACACGACCAACCTTTGAGTTAGTGTATCATCAAAATTGTATAGCTACAAAAAATGCAGTGCTATTAGCCGAACCCGGCGGCGAACCGAGCAATTCAACAGGGGCAAATATCAATACCCTATACATCAATAATAATTCAAATTTGGCAAGTTTGCATAATATAGAAGTGTACAACTATAGTCCTTTCTCAAGTCAAAATAATTTGACTCAATTTGGCGATATTATATTGTTAATGGATAGTATGTTATGGCAAAAATGGGCAACTAATAATTTTGTGGCACAGGGAATTGCGCCGCTTAGTTTACAAAAAGCGGTAATCACCGACCACACTCGTGCTGTTATACCTAATATTTTAATAGCGGCAAACCAAGGGCATACAGTTGGTTTAAGTTTCGAGCGCAACAATATTGCCATACCCACACCAACAACTTTTAGCTATTTTATAACCCATAAATTGGCTAACGACAGTACTGCCGTGCCAAAGGGAGGAGGCGTATTTAATTTTGACATTACGAATAGTAATTTAAGTTTAAAAAAATTAACAAAAAACACATCAAATTGGCAGTTGGGGCATATTTGCATAAACGACAATACTTATACTATAGCAACTATTGAGGTATATTCTGTACATGGTACTTTAATGGTATCACAGTCGGTTACACCTACAACAGTTCACAAAGCATTGGCGCAATTGCAGCCGGGTATGTACATATTGCGCCTAACAAATGAGCAGCACTCTATTTGTACCCAAAAAATAATTATATACTAATATTGTTTAACTTTGTTTGTAGGGAGAACGCCAATTTGTAGTTTGCCCTATACCTTATTTATATATTACGCATGAAAAAGATTAAACTACTTATATTATATTTATTGGTTTGCCTGTTTTTAAATACACAAATTAGGGCGCAAACACCGTATATAGTGTGGCAAAAAAGTTTTGGCGGCTCAGAGGCAGATTATTTTAGACAAATAAACCCTATAAACAATAACAGCCTACTTATAACGGGCAACATACGCTCTAATGATGCAAATGTACCTAACTACCACAAATACGACGATGCTTGGGTTTTAAAAATAGATACCGCCGGA
The sequence above is drawn from the Sphingobacteriales bacterium genome and encodes:
- a CDS encoding T9SS type A sorting domain-containing protein, encoding MLLFIGFIGSSPTAKGQNFGTLGCGTKFDNAIISILDSILAAQPQSIPNQEEEENQLPIEVPITFHVVCEGDENTCLISDTDIDGYIVLLNDYYNKTPIPNIHFYECSPRNYITNSPYWFLTKPEHEQQLAQMNDVLRTINVYFVFSGWDVGYTKPNESLADRVFINLAYDSDPDVDFGLALGHEVGHFFSLIHTHGYGDEEVTDELVNGTNCETAGDRVCDTPADIGEDNLFNISACLYPDPIGKCLLADYYDCVAPSPCDICDINGDYYTPLQDNIMFQWHFKDCCNQFTDGQYQRIVDVGIPYREKVKGQKDVWIRDGYTDVGKEPNSTSDMGDWNDVWDSPDIWNCLYDPECGGHQNPTKKLDNSDNYLRVRVLNHSCANANLTTVDVYWTRARTDELWPLHWVASIDNQINGHPAGGKIGSEDIINFPANSEKILTFNWQPPDLTWYPQLDLDDEEGPMVCFLVIIKSGEFNINKLFPQENDTETRPTFELVYHQNCIATKNAVLLAEPGGEPSNSTGANINTLYINNNSNLASLHNIEVYNYSPFSSQNNLTQFGDIILLMDSMLWQKWATNNFVAQGIAPLSLQKAVITDHTRAVIPNILIAANQGHTVGLSFERNNIAIPTPTTFSYFITHKLANDSTAVPKGGGVFNFDITNSNLSLKKLTKNTSNWQLGHICINDNTYTIATIEVYSVHGTLMVSQSVTPTTVHKALAQLQPGMYILRLTNEQHSICTQKIIIY